A genomic stretch from Hymenobacter psoromatis includes:
- a CDS encoding elongation factor Ts — translation MAAITAADVNKLRTMTGAGMMDCKKALTEADGDFEAARDILRKQGQKIADKRADNATSEGLVMVSVSDDAKTGRLVALACETESVAKVADFRNLVQQILYAAVATKAETKEDLLAAKESDGRTVQEHITELTGKIGEKLDLTYATLHAEKVASYIHSDNKKGVLVGLKNVGSADTAAIGRDVAMQIVAMKPVAVDKDGVDAGTVEREIEIGKEQARAEGKPEAMLEKIAQGKLNKFYKDNTLLNQEFVKDNSMTIAQLLDKTSKGMTVEAFKRVAIGA, via the coding sequence ATGGCCGCTATCACCGCCGCAGACGTAAATAAGCTCCGCACCATGACTGGCGCGGGCATGATGGATTGCAAAAAAGCCCTGACCGAAGCCGATGGCGACTTCGAAGCCGCCCGCGACATTCTGCGCAAGCAGGGTCAGAAAATCGCTGACAAGCGCGCCGACAATGCTACGTCGGAAGGCCTGGTTATGGTCAGCGTGAGCGACGATGCCAAAACCGGCCGCCTGGTGGCCCTGGCCTGCGAAACTGAGTCGGTAGCCAAAGTGGCCGACTTCCGCAACCTGGTGCAGCAGATTCTGTACGCTGCGGTGGCTACCAAAGCCGAAACCAAGGAAGACCTGCTGGCCGCCAAGGAGTCGGACGGCCGCACCGTGCAGGAGCACATCACTGAGCTTACCGGCAAAATCGGTGAGAAACTCGACCTCACCTACGCTACCCTGCACGCCGAGAAAGTGGCTTCGTACATCCACTCGGACAACAAAAAGGGCGTGCTCGTGGGCCTGAAAAACGTGGGTAGCGCCGACACGGCCGCCATTGGCCGCGACGTAGCTATGCAAATCGTGGCTATGAAGCCCGTTGCCGTTGACAAAGACGGGGTGGACGCTGGCACAGTAGAGCGCGAAATCGAAATCGGCAAAGAGCAGGCGCGCGCCGAAGGCAAGCCCGAAGCTATGCTGGAGAAAATCGCCCAGGGCAAGCTCAACAAGTTCTACAAAGACAACACTTTGCTGAACCAGGAATTCGTAAAGGACAACTCGATGACCATTGCCCAGCTACTCGACAAAACGTCGAAAGGCATGACGGTAGAAGCGTTCAAGCGCGTAGCAATCGGCGCGTAA
- a CDS encoding 30S ribosomal protein S2 — MAQSTTYKELLDAGAHFGHLTRKWDPKMAPYIFMEKNGIHIIDLNKTLASLDYAANAIRNIAKSGRKIMFVATKKQAQEIVQTEAVRLKMPYVTDRWLGGMLTNFATIRKSLKKMSTIDKMVKENTAYAALAKREKLMMSRERDKLERVMGGIAELSRLPAALFVVDVKREHIAVKEAQKLGIPVFAIVDTNSNPELVQFPIPANDDASKSIQLIMNVIGKAIEDGLSERKVDKEDADRKEADEAAIAEKTEADTEA, encoded by the coding sequence ATGGCTCAGTCCACCACTTATAAAGAGCTGCTTGACGCGGGTGCCCATTTTGGCCACCTCACGCGCAAGTGGGACCCGAAAATGGCGCCGTATATCTTCATGGAGAAGAACGGCATCCATATCATTGACCTGAACAAGACGCTGGCTTCGCTGGATTACGCTGCCAATGCTATTCGCAACATCGCGAAGAGCGGCCGCAAAATCATGTTCGTGGCTACCAAAAAGCAGGCGCAGGAAATTGTGCAGACTGAGGCCGTTCGCCTCAAGATGCCCTATGTTACTGACCGCTGGCTGGGCGGGATGCTGACGAACTTCGCCACCATCCGCAAGTCGCTGAAGAAGATGAGTACCATCGACAAGATGGTAAAAGAAAACACCGCCTACGCCGCACTGGCCAAGCGCGAGAAGCTCATGATGTCGCGCGAGCGTGACAAATTAGAGCGCGTAATGGGCGGCATCGCCGAACTGAGCCGCCTACCCGCCGCCCTGTTCGTAGTGGACGTGAAGCGTGAGCATATTGCCGTGAAAGAAGCTCAGAAATTGGGCATCCCGGTTTTCGCCATCGTGGATACGAACTCGAATCCTGAGTTGGTGCAGTTCCCGATTCCGGCCAACGACGACGCCTCGAAGTCGATTCAGCTCATCATGAACGTGATTGGCAAGGCTATCGAAGATGGCCTGTCGGAGCGCAAGGTTGACAAAGAAGATGCCGACCGCAAGGAAGCCGATGAGGCAGCCATTGCCGAAAAAACCGAAGCTGATACCGAAGCCTAA
- a CDS encoding 30S ribosomal protein S9 — translation MATTNTSGRRKTSVARIYMQAGQGNITINDRDMKSYFANELLENIVNQPLATLEQVGQYDIKVNVSGGGIAGQAEAIRLAISKALVSDNAEVKPALRKEGFMTRDPRMVERKKFGKRKARRSFQFSKR, via the coding sequence ATGGCAACTACTAACACTTCTGGTAGAAGAAAAACCTCGGTGGCCCGCATTTACATGCAGGCCGGGCAAGGGAATATCACTATCAATGACCGGGACATGAAGTCCTACTTCGCCAACGAGCTGTTGGAGAACATCGTGAACCAGCCGCTGGCTACCCTTGAGCAGGTGGGCCAGTACGACATCAAGGTGAACGTGAGCGGCGGCGGCATCGCCGGCCAGGCCGAGGCTATCCGCCTCGCCATCTCGAAAGCACTGGTGAGCGACAACGCGGAAGTTAAGCCGGCCCTCCGCAAGGAAGGTTTTATGACCCGCGACCCCCGCATGGTCGAGCGGAAGAAGTTCGGCAAGCGCAAGGCTCGCCGCTCGTTCCAGTTCTCTAAGCGCTAA
- a CDS encoding 50S ribosomal protein L13, giving the protein MDHLSFKTTHVNKANAQKNWVIVDASVAPLGRVCSQIANLLRGKHKPSFTPNSDCGDNVIVINADKLRVTGKKMEEKLYISHSGYPGGQKQRTLREQMNRDSRKAIEHAVKGMLQGNRLGAAQYRNMYVYAGTEHPHEAQQPQPYELKNL; this is encoded by the coding sequence ATGGACCACCTGAGCTTCAAGACGACCCACGTCAACAAGGCCAACGCCCAGAAAAACTGGGTTATCGTAGACGCCAGCGTGGCCCCGCTGGGCCGCGTGTGCAGCCAAATTGCCAACCTGTTGCGTGGCAAGCACAAGCCTTCCTTCACTCCGAACTCCGATTGCGGTGATAACGTTATCGTTATCAATGCTGACAAGCTGCGTGTTACGGGCAAGAAGATGGAAGAAAAACTCTATATCTCGCACTCGGGCTATCCCGGCGGCCAGAAGCAACGCACCCTGCGCGAGCAGATGAACCGCGATTCGCGCAAGGCCATCGAGCACGCTGTGAAAGGCATGTTGCAAGGCAACCGCCTGGGCGCTGCCCAGTACCGCAATATGTACGTGTACGCTGGCACCGAGCATCCCCACGAGGCTCAGCAGCCGCAGCCTTACGAGCTGAAGAATCTGTAA
- a CDS encoding RNA pseudouridine synthase: protein MKPPKFKDLILFENDDYIVVNKPPFLSTLDERIGVAASLLRLAREYADDAQVGHRLDRDTSGALVLAKHPEAYRHISMQFENREVNKVYHAVTWGAPPLDKFIVERNIETTKSGKARLAFKGKPAETRFTTLETFARHALVQAEPVTGRMHQIRLHLAYVETPIVGDTLYGGADFFLSSLKKKFNLKDGETEQPFIKRFALHAKELGFAGLDGTPIKVEAPYPKDFRVLVETLREYQ from the coding sequence ATGAAGCCACCTAAGTTCAAAGACCTCATTTTGTTTGAGAACGACGATTACATTGTCGTCAACAAGCCGCCGTTTCTCTCTACCCTCGATGAGCGCATTGGCGTGGCCGCCAGCCTATTGCGACTGGCCCGCGAATACGCCGACGATGCCCAGGTGGGCCACCGCCTCGACCGCGACACCAGCGGCGCGCTGGTGCTGGCCAAGCACCCCGAGGCCTACCGCCACATCTCGATGCAGTTTGAAAACCGCGAGGTGAACAAGGTGTACCACGCCGTGACCTGGGGCGCGCCGCCGCTCGATAAGTTTATCGTGGAGCGCAACATCGAAACCACCAAGAGCGGCAAAGCCCGCCTGGCCTTCAAGGGCAAGCCCGCCGAAACGCGCTTCACGACCCTCGAAACCTTTGCCCGCCACGCCCTCGTGCAGGCCGAGCCCGTAACCGGCCGCATGCACCAGATTCGCCTGCACCTGGCCTACGTGGAGACGCCCATCGTGGGCGATACGCTCTACGGCGGCGCGGATTTCTTCCTGTCTTCACTCAAGAAGAAGTTCAACCTCAAGGACGGCGAAACTGAGCAGCCGTTCATCAAGCGCTTCGCCCTGCACGCGAAAGAGCTCGGCTTCGCGGGCTTGGATGGCACGCCCATTAAGGTAGAAGCGCCTTACCCCAAAGATTTTCGGGTATTAGTCGAAACGCTGCGGGAGTACCAGTAG
- a CDS encoding two-component sensor histidine kinase: MNLSSRTIAVLIALVVAGVLTTFAYVTPGLPTHQAFLAAGITVAACFLLVYLSFEALIFREINGIYSRLEHIKRKEFKKLSNKFLFRPEPLQRIGDEIVQMAERRQQELDELKRLQALRREFLADVSHELKTPLFAAQGFVHTILDEEEDGAETGGMDPTIRRKFLRRAAASLDALDALVKDLVTISQLEKGVIRMRRQRFDLVALVQELFELLEQHAERRGTTLELFPPHLAEKELPVIADRNRIRQVLTNLIDNAIKYGREHNGHVVVSLTPGRNGVRVAVRDNGAGIAPEHQARIFERFYRVDKSRSRAAGGSGLGLAISKHIVEAHKSTIHIKSVLNEGTTLEFKLPKPKEIKGHENVR; encoded by the coding sequence ATGAATCTTTCTTCCCGCACCATTGCCGTTCTCATTGCGCTCGTGGTGGCGGGGGTCCTCACCACGTTTGCCTACGTGACTCCTGGCTTGCCCACGCACCAGGCGTTTCTGGCGGCGGGCATTACGGTGGCGGCGTGCTTTCTACTGGTGTATTTATCGTTTGAGGCCCTGATTTTTCGGGAGATAAACGGCATCTACTCGCGCCTGGAGCACATTAAGCGCAAGGAATTTAAAAAGCTGAGCAACAAGTTTTTATTTCGCCCCGAACCGCTCCAGCGCATCGGCGATGAGATAGTGCAGATGGCTGAGCGCCGCCAGCAGGAACTCGACGAGCTGAAACGCCTGCAAGCCCTGCGCCGCGAGTTTCTGGCCGACGTGTCGCACGAGCTGAAAACGCCGCTTTTTGCCGCCCAGGGCTTCGTGCACACCATCCTGGATGAGGAGGAGGACGGAGCGGAAACCGGCGGCATGGACCCGACCATCCGGCGCAAGTTTTTGCGGCGCGCGGCCGCCAGCCTCGATGCGCTCGACGCGCTGGTGAAGGACCTCGTTACCATTTCGCAGCTCGAAAAAGGCGTCATTCGGATGCGCCGCCAGCGCTTCGACCTCGTGGCGCTGGTGCAGGAGCTGTTTGAGCTGCTGGAGCAGCACGCCGAGCGGCGCGGCACGACGCTGGAGCTGTTTCCGCCGCACCTGGCCGAAAAGGAGCTGCCGGTCATTGCCGACCGCAACCGCATTCGCCAGGTATTAACCAACCTGATAGACAACGCGATAAAGTACGGCCGCGAGCACAACGGCCACGTGGTCGTATCCCTCACGCCGGGCCGCAACGGCGTGCGCGTGGCCGTGCGCGACAACGGTGCCGGCATTGCGCCCGAGCACCAGGCGCGCATCTTCGAGCGCTTCTACCGCGTCGATAAGAGCCGGTCACGCGCGGCGGGCGGCTCAGGCCTGGGCCTGGCCATCAGCAAGCACATCGTGGAGGCGCATAAATCTACCATCCACATTAAGAGCGTATTGAATGAAGGCACAACGCTGGAATTCAAGCTGCCCAAGCCAAAGGAGATAAAGGGCCACGAGAACGTGCGGTAA
- a CDS encoding DNA-binding response regulator, with protein sequence MPANQRSAQAKTAAYKILVVDDDPDIVELLEFNLKKEGYLTASAGDGRQALAVAQEFSPDIILLDVMMPHLDGIATCRILREQPKFKDTYILFLTARAEEFSEVAAFEAGADDFLAKPIKPRALLSRLAAIVRRDQDPHAGVEAIDINGLRIDRTGFAVYQDGRKITLPKKEFELLAFLAAAPHKVFSRDELLQNIWGNDVFVLARTVDVHVRKVREKVGDHHIQTIKGVGYKFNAD encoded by the coding sequence ATCCCCGCCAATCAACGGTCAGCGCAAGCCAAAACCGCTGCCTACAAGATTCTGGTTGTCGATGACGACCCCGACATCGTGGAGCTGCTGGAGTTCAACCTCAAAAAGGAAGGTTACCTCACGGCCTCAGCCGGCGACGGCCGCCAGGCGCTGGCCGTGGCCCAGGAATTCAGTCCCGACATCATTCTGCTCGATGTGATGATGCCGCACCTCGATGGCATCGCTACCTGCCGCATCCTGCGCGAGCAGCCCAAGTTTAAGGACACCTACATTCTCTTCCTCACGGCCCGCGCCGAGGAATTTTCGGAAGTAGCTGCTTTTGAGGCTGGTGCCGACGATTTTCTAGCCAAGCCCATCAAGCCCCGCGCGTTGCTGAGCCGCTTGGCCGCCATCGTGCGCCGCGACCAGGACCCGCACGCCGGCGTGGAGGCCATCGATATTAATGGCCTGCGCATCGACCGCACTGGCTTCGCCGTGTACCAGGACGGCCGCAAAATCACACTCCCCAAGAAGGAGTTTGAGCTGCTGGCGTTCCTGGCCGCCGCCCCGCATAAGGTGTTCAGCCGCGACGAGCTGCTGCAAAATATCTGGGGCAACGACGTGTTCGTGCTGGCCCGCACCGTGGATGTGCACGTGCGCAAAGTGCGCGAAAAAGTCGGCGACCACCACATCCAGACCATCAAGGGGGTAGGGTATAAATTCAACGCCGACTAA
- a CDS encoding ATP-dependent exodnase (exonuclease V) alpha subunit - helicase superfamily I member, translating to MPRRWLLASLLLLCGAWTQPSGSAEPVRLWPNASFQAGETIRYKVHYGVLNAAEATVETSGSLERVAGRPCYKATVSGRTTGSFEFFLHVRDQWRSYIDTASILPLRSSRDIEESSYRKKEVVDFDQEHAIVNVLQTHTKEPIRYTFKVPNNVQELVSGFYYLRTLSYERMKPGEIIHMGGFFDESTFNMDVVFRGREVIETRAGPIHVLKLVPKMPTNRIFRGEEAIKIYLSDDRNKIPVLFQAELFVGSVKVDMYKYEGLKHRLNLAR from the coding sequence ATGCCCCGTCGCTGGCTGCTTGCTTCGTTACTCTTGCTGTGCGGCGCCTGGACCCAACCCTCCGGCTCCGCGGAGCCGGTGCGGCTCTGGCCCAACGCCAGCTTCCAGGCCGGCGAAACCATTCGCTATAAGGTGCATTATGGGGTGCTGAACGCGGCCGAGGCCACCGTCGAAACCTCCGGCTCGCTGGAGCGTGTGGCGGGGCGGCCCTGCTACAAGGCCACCGTGAGCGGCCGCACTACCGGCTCGTTCGAATTCTTTCTGCACGTGCGCGACCAGTGGCGCTCCTACATCGACACGGCCAGCATTTTGCCGCTGCGCTCCTCGCGCGATATTGAGGAAAGCTCGTATCGCAAGAAGGAAGTGGTTGATTTTGACCAGGAACACGCCATCGTGAACGTGCTCCAGACCCACACCAAAGAGCCCATTCGCTACACCTTTAAGGTGCCCAACAACGTGCAGGAGCTGGTGAGCGGTTTCTACTACCTGCGCACCCTCAGCTACGAGCGCATGAAGCCCGGCGAGATTATCCACATGGGCGGCTTCTTCGACGAATCGACGTTCAACATGGACGTTGTTTTCCGGGGTAGGGAGGTAATCGAAACCAGGGCCGGCCCCATCCACGTGCTGAAGTTGGTGCCCAAAATGCCTACCAACCGCATCTTTCGCGGCGAAGAAGCCATCAAGATATACCTCTCCGACGACCGCAACAAAATCCCGGTGCTCTTTCAGGCCGAGCTGTTCGTGGGCTCCGTGAAAGTGGATATGTATAAGTATGAAGGCCTGAAACACCGGCTGAACCTGGCTCGGTAA
- a CDS encoding DNA recombination/repair protein RecA, which yields MEKLDKAFGKGTVMKLSDQKVNDVPSISTGSLSLDIALGIGGLPRGRVVEIYGPESSGKTTLTMHAIAEAQKAGGTAAFIDAEHAFDPTYAKKLGIDVDNLLIAQPDNGEQALEIADQLISSGAIDIIVIDSVAALVPKGELEGDMGDSKVGLHARLMSQALRKLTGTINKTNCLCIFINQLREKIGVMFGSPETTTGGNALKFYASVRLDIRRIGQIKEDKDNVTGNRTKVKVVKNKVAPPFKVVEFDIIYGQGISKVGEIVDLGVDMGIIGKSGSWFSYDGNKIGQGREAVKTLLLDNPELADTIEAKIRAMAKGDTDVIPVDMSGPEDGDDTL from the coding sequence ATGGAGAAGCTGGACAAAGCCTTCGGCAAAGGTACCGTGATGAAGCTCTCGGACCAGAAGGTAAACGATGTGCCGTCCATCAGCACGGGTTCGCTCTCGCTGGATATTGCCCTGGGCATCGGCGGCCTGCCCCGCGGCCGCGTGGTCGAAATCTACGGCCCCGAGTCGAGCGGCAAGACGACCCTGACGATGCACGCCATCGCGGAGGCCCAAAAAGCCGGCGGCACCGCCGCTTTCATCGACGCCGAGCACGCCTTTGACCCGACCTACGCCAAGAAGTTGGGCATTGACGTGGACAACCTGCTCATCGCGCAGCCCGACAACGGCGAGCAAGCCCTCGAAATCGCCGACCAGCTCATTTCGTCCGGCGCGATTGACATCATTGTAATCGACTCCGTGGCGGCCCTCGTGCCGAAAGGCGAACTCGAAGGCGACATGGGCGACTCGAAAGTGGGCCTGCACGCCCGCCTCATGAGCCAGGCCCTGCGCAAGCTCACCGGCACGATTAACAAGACTAATTGCCTGTGTATCTTCATCAACCAGCTGCGCGAAAAAATCGGCGTGATGTTCGGCTCGCCCGAAACCACGACTGGCGGTAACGCCCTGAAATTCTACGCTTCGGTGCGCCTCGACATCCGCCGCATCGGCCAGATTAAGGAAGACAAGGACAACGTGACCGGCAACCGCACCAAGGTGAAAGTGGTGAAAAACAAAGTCGCGCCGCCTTTCAAAGTGGTCGAGTTTGATATCATCTATGGCCAGGGCATTTCCAAAGTCGGCGAAATCGTGGACTTGGGCGTGGATATGGGCATCATTGGCAAATCGGGCTCGTGGTTCAGCTACGACGGCAACAAAATCGGTCAGGGCCGCGAAGCCGTTAAAACGCTGTTGCTCGATAACCCCGAGCTAGCCGATACCATCGAGGCCAAAATCCGCGCGATGGCCAAGGGCGATACCGACGTAATCCCCGTGGATATGAGCGGCCCCGAAGACGGCGACGACACGTTGTAA